The sequence below is a genomic window from Budorcas taxicolor isolate Tak-1 chromosome 4, Takin1.1, whole genome shotgun sequence.
AAATCGTCTTAAGTCCTCTGTTATGTTAAATATCCCAAATTGAGCTAGGATGAGCAAGTAAACTAGGCATAGGAAATAATGCATTTTTGGTACATTTTACCTGTGATGTAATTATTATGAATGTTCCATGTATAATGATATTATATGTAGTTTAAGATCCAGTTAGTAAGACTAGAAAATAAATCAATGGTGGACGCTGaatcataattttaatttaatgataCAATAGTTAGCATATTTAAAATTGAGAGATGTTTCCTCCTCATGTACGTTGAGACTCTCCTCCCTTTCACAGGGAAGGGACATTAATGTCCTTTATTTAGCTTACTGTGCTTTatgtgggcttctctagtggctcagaggttaaagtgtctgcctgcaaggcgggagacccaggttcaatccctgggttgggaagatcccctggagaaggaaatggcaacccactccagtattcttgcctggagaatcccatggatggaggggcctggtaggttacagtccatggggtcgcaaaaagtgggacacaactgagcaacttcactatcacCATGCTTGATGCAATACACATGTGACTTTTAGACTTGTGGTTACAGAAAAGAACAATCTACAAAAAAAGCAGTAGGACTCCATCACGCTCagaatccaaaaaaagaaaatctagatcTTACCGGTACATAATCAAGCCTCTGGTTTTATTCACTTAGTGTGATGGAATCAGTCAATGATTAAATTGACAAATCAGTGATTTAACTGTATAATCTTGTTCAAGACTGATCACGTTGGTTAATAAACAACACGTCAAACTTGAAAACACTGaaaaacttgtttttgttttctttgttgttttcgtTCATTTTAGTTTTTGATTTGAGGACCATGCAATAGTAGTCAAATTTTCCCAATGTATGGAGTGATTTTTTCACAATTCCTTTCTCAGACTTAACTGCATATTAGAAGAACCTCAAAAACTGCTAATATCTGATTTCCACGTTCAGAAACTATGATGTAATTTGGATGGCAACCTGGTTACTGGGCTGCATACTATCTCCTCTGGGTGATTATAAAGGGCAGTAGATTTGGCATCCACAGGTATATATAAACATGATATTCTTCTTACAACTCACTGCTGGATTGTCATCCAACTTTTTCAAACATCTTATTTACCAACTTGATGGTCTCCctatctctctcttctccttactATAGATTTTTCTACCAAAACTTGAATGTGCCTTATATCTTAAAAAACTAATGATTCCGATGTGCTTCTTCCATAGTTTGTGTGCTTATTCTGTACCATTTTACACGTGTTCGAGGCAAAGACAATAACGTTTAGCcgtgtttatttttgttaaaagaaaCTCATTGAAGGTCAAGTCACCTTCTGATTGCACAGATTAAATAGGAAACTGTTACCTATGTCATCTTTACAAAGCATCTTATTGATCTTTAAAGATCTATACTATTGATAAAGTTCATGATGAAACATATATGTAACAAGgagactaaaatatttattttacatatctaCAGTATGTATTGTCATACTTCTAGATCAACCACAAATTATACAGGAAAATATTTAGGTACATGAAAAGACTTTGaaacataaaaaattaacattttgaaaacaatCATTTGTGAAAGCTCATTAAATAATAACATTGACAAATAAATAGTTAATCAGCTTTACTTATTAGCTGCTGTCATGCATTTCTGGCATTCCATTCCAAGCAAGGGTCAGCATGCAGGGTATAATTTCATACTATGAGACTGTAAAAAGCTACAGGGCTTATTTTTGAAGTGAAATGTCACAAGGTCTTTCACTCTTTCAAAGGGAGATCACTCTTGGCAGCTAAACTGTTCCCATGaagattaccaaaaaaaaaacacccttctGAACTGTTAACCTGAAGATTCATGGCaacaactctttaaaaaatttttcaatttCGAAGAAGTTTTGTTGGGTGTAGGGTGGAGAGGATGGTTTGGGAAATGAAGGGTTACTGAGAAGCCCTTTTCCATGTTAAAAAGTGACTATTCAATGACGGGTATAGTATCACCCGTCTTTCAAGAACCATGGGGAATTAATACTACAGGATGTGTGGAATTTAAAGGCAAATCACATCATGGATACTTATACATCTTGAAAAACTTGAAAAATCTATCTCCCAAGAAGCTCCTGATACTCAGGACAGCTGGCTGAGTTTGATCAAAGCAGAAAGCGTATATTTTCAAGTAAGAAAATAGCAGTGGCAGGCTCCAGTCGTCCAAGCAATCAAATCTGTAAAGCAGATGGTCCCTAGTCAGTCCAGTTTGGAGGTCTGAATTCTAACTCATGCTGTGCTTACTGGGTTTGCCAGCTCTTTTGCGCTCTCGGTGATGCTGGGCTGGCTTGGCGGGCGACAGGCTCTCGAAGTTGTGACTGGACTCGTTGTGCTGCCGCGTGTACCTCTTGCACTTGCAGGCGGTGACCACGGTTATTTTGTAGGTGCGCGTGCTGCCATCCTGGCACTGCAGCTGGATTCGCTGGGTACGCGTTTTGTCATTGACACACCTCCACTCCTGGGAGCTCCTCCGGCTCCAGTACTTTGTTCCGTAGCCCCCTCCGATCCAGTTAGGTAGCACAGGCAGGGGCAAGCACTCGCCTGCACACACCAACTCTTTCAGAGGGCTGATGCTGGTGCACTGGCCGTCGGAGATGTATTTGGTGGAACGCAGTTCTCGGCAGCCTACTTGAACTCGAGCTGCaggaagcagggaaaaaaaattatatatatatgtgtgtgtgtgtgtgtgtgtgtgtgtgtgtgcatgagaggCATAggcaaacacttaaaaaaaaaaaaggtaatctgCAATGACAAAAAATAATGTCCAAATGATAGCAAATTAGCCAATAGGAAGTGAACTCTTATTTTGTTCTCACAATGCAAAAATCCACCTGGATGGTTATAGAGAAAGCTTGCCTGAAAATTATCAGTTATGGGATAAAATAAACTGAGCCTGATTTTTCATGTGTAACATTAGCTAATTGCTTACTGGAGTATTTGAAAATCCTATTTTCTTAGTTTTACTCCCCCAATATGTGTTAAGCAGCTCTAAGTTTTATGTATGAATATTCATTCTTTAATGAGCTAAGAGGGAGTATATGTTCATGTTCTTCACTCACAGGTCTATTAGTTAATGTCTACAAGTGCTTTTAATTAGGTTTTTCCAAAAATCTATTGAAAAAATGTGGAAAGAATTTGAATATTGTGTACAATGAAATCCATAATATTTTGTTTCAATTATAAAATTCAGCTGCAGAGaatcacatatacatatgtgtacaatGTCTGACATTTTTGCATCTCAAACTTAATAActacattttaaacataaattcccaaactatcttttaaaaacacagttaaAATGCTTGAAATTCAAAATGTCACTACAACTCAACATGTAAAGAATATAAAAGCTCCTAAATCAGGAACGTATGGTTGCCATAACAACTTGGCTACATTTCCATGAATTTTATGGCAGAAAAATGCCTAACATGACTGATTTACAAATGCAAAAGGAACCACAGTGTTTGTTTCCTGAATATTGGTCATGGCAAACTGTGTTTAGTCATTTGAATTTGATAAGCATGTTCTCTAATAGACTGTTTCTTGTTACATGCCTTATgtaattaaagcaaaaattagtCTTGAAatatttgggttttcttttccattgcttTGTTATCTAAACTTAAGGAAAATTGCCTGTAACAAGCTTGGGAAAAAAATCCAGCCTTGTTaaccagaaatatatatatagttcaaaGTACAGActgctgaaatttaaaaaaataaagattataaagGACATTGAAGTGGTCTTGCATAGGATATTGGAAAGCTAATATGAAGTAGATATTGAATTAGGAGTGTTACTTTAGCACTGTGCCCCCAGAACTTATAAGGTAAAAGATATAGTCTAAAGGGATGTGAtagttgtgaaaaaaaaaaaaaagtaatgtataAACATACACATCTGTACAGATATGGAGTGTGAGAGTGAAATTAAAGTGTAACCTAGCTGGCCAGTCAGCATACTCTGCCTGTCTGATTATGACCCAGCTCACCTTCCTGTAGCTGCCTTAGGAATGCACCTGGAAACAGCCGAGATGATTTTGACCTGCCTAgctttttgtttctgtgtatATAGAAATTTGGCATTTTTGCAGTGACAGTTCATTGACAATGAATACCCACCGCCTTGCTTGGTAATCTAATA
It includes:
- the SOSTDC1 gene encoding sclerostin domain-containing protein 1, with product MLPPAIHFSLIPLACILMKSCLAFKNDATEILYSHVVKPVPAHPSSNSTMNQARNGGRHFSNAGLDRNTRVQVGCRELRSTKYISDGQCTSISPLKELVCAGECLPLPVLPNWIGGGYGTKYWSRRSSQEWRCVNDKTRTQRIQLQCQDGSTRTYKITVVTACKCKRYTRQHNESSHNFESLSPAKPAQHHRERKRAGKPSKHSMS